From Candidatus Pedobacter colombiensis, one genomic window encodes:
- a CDS encoding alkaline phosphatase family protein: MKKTVVIDVVGLSANLIGKHTPFLEQYIKNKKLSTIAPMLPAVTTAVQSTYLTGKQPSTHGIVGNGWYDETDAEIKFWKQSNKLVQAEKIWDQAKKENPNFTCSNMFWWYNMYSNADYSVTPRPNYLADGRKIPDCYSEPAELRDILQEKLGQFPLFQFWGPGANIKSSQWIADASMLTDQMYDPTLTLIYLPHLDYCLQKFGPDFNQIGKELTEIDSLLKELIGFYESKNANVIILSEYGITPVNTPVHLNRVFREAGLLQIRTERGLELLDAGASKAFVVADHQIAHVYINDSSVTEQVKSILDHTPGIALILDEEGKGNHGINHDRAGDFVLVAEPESWFTYYFWLDDAKAPDYARCVDIHKKPGYDPVEMFMSSKPRAAYKLLRKKAGFRYIMDVIPLDATLIKGSHGSVNTAPDFHPVLITSPELNSENMPATGVYDVIWKALCLSS; this comes from the coding sequence ATGAAGAAAACTGTAGTCATAGATGTTGTTGGATTATCGGCTAACCTGATTGGAAAACATACGCCATTTTTAGAACAGTATATTAAAAATAAAAAGCTGAGTACAATAGCACCCATGCTACCTGCAGTGACTACAGCAGTACAATCTACCTATCTAACAGGCAAACAACCTTCCACGCATGGCATCGTTGGTAATGGTTGGTATGATGAAACCGATGCAGAGATTAAATTCTGGAAGCAATCAAACAAGCTGGTACAGGCTGAGAAAATCTGGGACCAGGCAAAAAAAGAAAACCCCAACTTTACTTGCTCAAACATGTTTTGGTGGTACAATATGTATTCGAATGCTGACTATTCAGTAACACCACGACCAAATTACCTTGCTGATGGTAGAAAAATACCTGACTGCTATTCTGAGCCGGCTGAGTTACGCGATATTTTACAAGAAAAGCTTGGTCAGTTTCCCTTATTTCAGTTTTGGGGACCTGGCGCAAATATAAAGTCTTCCCAATGGATCGCTGATGCATCGATGTTAACGGATCAAATGTACGACCCTACTTTAACCCTGATTTATTTACCCCATCTGGACTATTGTCTGCAAAAATTTGGCCCCGATTTTAATCAAATTGGTAAAGAGTTAACCGAAATAGACTCCCTACTCAAGGAATTAATTGGATTTTACGAAAGCAAAAATGCAAATGTGATTATCCTTTCCGAATATGGCATTACCCCAGTAAACACACCTGTTCATTTAAACCGTGTTTTTAGAGAGGCAGGCCTATTGCAAATCCGTACAGAACGCGGGCTGGAGCTATTAGACGCTGGGGCTTCAAAAGCATTTGTTGTTGCCGATCACCAAATCGCTCACGTTTATATCAATGATTCATCTGTAACAGAACAGGTCAAAAGTATACTTGATCATACCCCGGGCATTGCGTTAATTTTAGATGAAGAAGGTAAAGGAAACCATGGAATAAACCATGACCGGGCCGGAGACTTTGTTTTGGTTGCTGAGCCGGAAAGCTGGTTTACTTATTACTTTTGGCTGGATGATGCCAAAGCTCCTGATTATGCAAGGTGTGTTGACATCCATAAAAAGCCGGGTTATGATCCGGTCGAAATGTTTATGTCATCTAAACCAAGGGCAGCTTATAAATTATTGAGAAAGAAAGCCGGGTTCAGATACATCATGGATGTAATTCCACTAGATGCAACACTGATCAAAGGCTCTCACGGCAGCGTGAATACCGCTCCGGACTTCCACCCCGTTTTAATTACCAGCCCCGAATTAAACTCAGAAAACATGCCTGCAACCGGAGTTTATGATGTGATCTGGAAAGCTTTATGCCTTTCATCCTGA
- a CDS encoding phospholipase C, phosphocholine-specific, with protein MSSRRDFIKKAAILSGAMGLPNVIPMSIQKAMAISADPGSTYLDAEHIVFLMQENRSFDHMFGKLRGVRGFNDPRAFTLPDKNKVWLQKDDAGNTYAPFHVDINKTKITWQGGLPHSWNDQVAARNKGRYDKWIPVKSAMSLGHYDRTDIPFYYAMADAFTICDHHFCSSLTGTTPNRLFFWSGTIRPEQNGNATAAVNNYQAESRKDVYVDWHTFPELLEDNDISWKIYQNELWTSDIKGEGIDSWLGNYGDNALEYVKRYNVKLSAYFRKNGDNTTTPPLSAEQVKAKYDKLSSKEKNLIDKAFATNINAENYLNLAPFTFKDDNGQEQTISIPKHDIFHQFRSDVDTGKLPTVSWLVAPEKFSDHTSSPLYGTWYVSEAIDILTKNPEVWKKTIFILTYDENDGYFDHIPPYVVPKPSDTDTGKVSPQIDVAVDYELKKDSPIGLGYRVPMLIASPWSKGGYVNSQVFDHTSSLMFLEHFLSKKKGKTIRSNNISSWRRAICGDLTSAFRPANGNQLDIPPLLNKADVLINITNARNKPAQVKPNPLSQEDIEKINTNPPFSPLSPAAMPQQEKGTRLACSLPYELFAACNLDAKRENLELHFEAGKGNFGQKTIPVGAPFLLHTSNIYKGIAGKTWNYATIAGDKISDSLKLDSFKDNNYDLNVNGPNGFFRRFKGNKNDPAINIDCLYEKTGTLSKKPSGNIELLLENKGNKVVKLEITNNAYKNNHPKHITLAPLQRLKVQINLKNSNSWYDFTVKVANHTGYSRQFAGHVETGEASITDPFMGGLL; from the coding sequence ATGAGTTCAAGAAGGGATTTTATTAAAAAAGCAGCAATATTATCCGGTGCAATGGGCTTGCCCAATGTAATTCCGATGTCTATTCAAAAGGCTATGGCCATTAGCGCCGATCCAGGCAGTACCTATCTGGATGCCGAACATATTGTTTTTTTAATGCAGGAAAATCGCTCTTTCGATCACATGTTTGGTAAACTTAGAGGCGTACGCGGCTTTAACGATCCCAGAGCCTTTACCCTTCCTGACAAAAATAAAGTATGGTTACAAAAGGATGATGCGGGGAATACCTACGCACCCTTCCATGTTGATATTAATAAAACTAAAATCACCTGGCAAGGTGGATTACCTCATTCCTGGAATGACCAGGTCGCGGCACGTAATAAAGGACGCTATGATAAGTGGATACCCGTAAAAAGTGCCATGTCCTTAGGTCATTATGACCGGACTGATATCCCTTTTTATTATGCTATGGCAGATGCTTTTACCATTTGCGATCATCACTTCTGTTCGTCCTTAACTGGTACAACACCTAACCGCTTGTTCTTTTGGTCCGGAACCATCAGGCCTGAGCAAAATGGAAATGCTACTGCAGCCGTAAACAACTACCAGGCCGAATCCAGAAAAGATGTTTATGTAGATTGGCATACTTTTCCTGAGCTTTTAGAAGACAATGACATCAGTTGGAAAATCTATCAAAATGAGCTATGGACTTCCGACATAAAGGGCGAGGGTATAGACAGTTGGCTAGGAAACTATGGTGACAATGCCCTCGAATATGTTAAACGCTACAATGTTAAGCTATCTGCCTATTTTAGAAAGAATGGCGACAATACAACAACTCCACCTTTAAGTGCAGAACAAGTAAAAGCCAAATATGATAAGCTATCATCGAAAGAAAAAAACCTTATAGATAAAGCTTTTGCTACGAACATTAATGCAGAGAATTACCTGAACCTAGCTCCTTTTACTTTTAAAGATGATAATGGTCAGGAGCAAACTATTTCCATTCCTAAGCACGATATATTTCATCAATTCCGATCCGATGTGGATACCGGAAAATTACCTACTGTCTCCTGGCTGGTAGCCCCCGAAAAATTCTCTGATCATACCAGCTCACCTTTATATGGCACCTGGTATGTTTCTGAAGCAATAGACATCTTAACCAAAAACCCTGAAGTATGGAAAAAGACCATCTTCATCCTTACCTATGATGAAAATGACGGTTATTTTGATCATATCCCCCCCTATGTTGTACCTAAACCAAGCGATACCGATACCGGAAAAGTTTCTCCACAGATTGACGTAGCTGTAGATTATGAATTGAAAAAAGATAGTCCAATTGGACTTGGTTATAGGGTACCGATGCTCATTGCTTCTCCCTGGAGCAAGGGTGGATATGTAAATTCCCAGGTATTTGATCATACTTCGAGCCTGATGTTTTTAGAGCATTTTTTAAGTAAGAAAAAGGGTAAAACTATCAGGAGCAATAACATTAGTAGCTGGAGACGGGCGATATGTGGAGATTTAACTTCTGCTTTTCGGCCTGCCAATGGGAATCAACTGGACATCCCCCCGCTATTAAACAAAGCTGATGTTTTAATCAACATCACCAATGCCAGAAATAAACCTGCACAGGTTAAACCTAATCCCTTATCGCAGGAGGATATAGAAAAAATCAATACAAATCCTCCTTTTTCGCCTTTATCTCCGGCTGCAATGCCTCAACAGGAGAAAGGTACAAGGCTGGCCTGTTCACTTCCTTATGAGTTATTTGCAGCTTGTAACCTGGATGCAAAAAGAGAAAATCTTGAACTACATTTTGAAGCAGGGAAAGGGAACTTTGGACAAAAGACTATACCTGTTGGAGCTCCATTTTTGCTTCATACATCAAATATTTATAAAGGTATTGCAGGTAAAACCTGGAATTATGCTACCATAGCTGGCGACAAGATATCCGATAGTTTAAAATTGGATTCTTTTAAAGACAACAATTATGACCTAAATGTTAATGGTCCAAATGGTTTTTTCCGCCGATTTAAAGGCAACAAAAATGATCCTGCTATAAATATTGATTGTTTATATGAAAAGACAGGCACTTTAAGCAAAAAACCAAGTGGTAACATTGAACTGCTTCTTGAGAACAAAGGAAACAAGGTAGTCAAGTTAGAAATTACTAATAACGCTTATAAGAATAACCATCCAAAGCATATTACACTAGCCCCTTTACAAAGATTAAAGGTTCAAATAAACTTGAAAAACAGTAATTCCTGGTATGATTTTACAGTAAAAGTGGCCAATCACACAGGATATAGCAGGCAATTTGCAGGTCATGTGGAAACTGGAGAGGCTTCCATTACCGACCCATTTATGGGCGGCCTGTTGTAA
- a CDS encoding OmpA family protein, translating into MNLIEMIKNEMGSDVISSLSQKAGVTEDQVKTGISAGVPAVFAGILKNGASGDFGFLGKLFSGVNNTAGGSKPADILNGDHADLLEKGKSMLSGLFGKDSDAVTGAVSSSSGLSTAKSVGLLAMIVPLITGYISKLMATKGWSVSDLIGKIFERKDDITAALPQGLSDSLGVNNIKMPDLNMPKVDLPKVDVPKVPHVNYGVVKEPKTGGVFKWLIPLLIILAAGWWLMGRTGCNSPKVENTMGDLTSKVDSMGSTMDSATNAMKAEVDSARSAITGKLNEAGDYVRDLGAMMTKKLPDGTEIKVAENSVESRLLSFIEDKNKPVDKTTWFTFDRLYFETGKSVLKPESQEQLKNIDAILKAYPNVKLKIGGYTDNTGDAAVNKKISDERANVAMHELVKMGIDAKRLSAEGYGPEHPVASNDTPEGRAQNRRIDIRVTEK; encoded by the coding sequence ATGAATTTAATTGAAATGATAAAGAATGAAATGGGCAGTGATGTCATTTCCTCTTTAAGCCAGAAAGCAGGTGTAACCGAAGATCAGGTGAAAACCGGTATTTCTGCAGGGGTGCCTGCCGTTTTCGCTGGTATCCTAAAAAATGGAGCTAGTGGAGATTTTGGATTTCTGGGTAAGCTGTTTTCTGGTGTAAATAATACTGCTGGAGGTAGTAAACCCGCAGATATATTAAATGGTGATCATGCTGACTTATTGGAGAAAGGAAAGTCTATGTTGAGTGGTTTATTCGGCAAAGATTCGGATGCAGTAACCGGGGCTGTTTCTTCATCAAGTGGTTTAAGTACCGCTAAATCTGTTGGGTTACTCGCCATGATTGTTCCATTAATTACGGGTTATATCTCGAAATTAATGGCTACTAAAGGATGGAGTGTTTCTGATTTAATAGGTAAAATTTTCGAAAGGAAGGATGATATTACCGCTGCCCTGCCACAAGGTTTAAGTGATTCTTTAGGGGTGAACAATATCAAAATGCCAGATTTAAATATGCCTAAGGTGGATTTGCCTAAAGTAGACGTACCTAAAGTGCCACATGTAAATTATGGTGTGGTTAAGGAGCCTAAAACCGGGGGTGTTTTTAAATGGTTGATCCCTTTACTCATTATTCTGGCAGCAGGCTGGTGGTTAATGGGAAGAACAGGGTGTAACAGTCCGAAAGTAGAAAATACCATGGGTGATTTAACTTCTAAAGTTGACTCCATGGGTAGTACCATGGATTCGGCAACCAATGCAATGAAAGCCGAGGTAGATTCTGCGCGAAGTGCTATTACGGGTAAATTAAATGAAGCCGGAGATTATGTACGGGATTTAGGAGCTATGATGACTAAAAAGCTTCCTGATGGTACAGAAATAAAAGTGGCTGAAAATTCAGTAGAGAGCAGGTTGTTATCGTTTATTGAAGATAAAAATAAACCTGTTGATAAAACCACCTGGTTTACTTTTGATCGGCTATATTTCGAAACCGGTAAAAGTGTATTGAAACCGGAGTCGCAAGAACAGCTAAAAAATATAGATGCGATTTTAAAAGCTTATCCAAATGTAAAGCTAAAAATCGGAGGCTATACAGATAATACCGGTGACGCAGCCGTAAACAAAAAAATATCTGATGAAAGGGCTAATGTTGCCATGCATGAATTGGTGAAAATGGGCATAGATGCTAAGCGTTTAAGCGCTGAAGGTTATGGTCCGGAACACCCGGTTGCAAGTAATGATACACCTGAGGGTAGGGCACAAAATCGCCGGATTGATATACGTGTAACGGAAAAATAA
- the ileS gene encoding isoleucine--tRNA ligase, which yields MYREFKQLELAKIGKEILDFWKAENIFEKSISSRPKSNPFTFYEGPPSANGMPGIHHVMGRAIKDIFCRYKTLKGYQVKRKGGWDTHGLPIELAVEKKLGITKEDIGKKISVDDYNKACKQEVMKYTDVWNDLTEKMGYWVDLENPYVTYENDYIESLWWILKSFYDKGLLYKGYTVQPYSPAAGTGLSSHELNQPGTYKMLKDTSITAQFFLKKDQQHPLMPVLVENEAEDTAILAWTTTPWTLPSNCALAVGDKIKYVKIKTFNPYTFLPVSVVLAKDLLSKHFKKEAENISFEDYKGGDKLLPWTITAEFTGKDLVGLHYHQLMPYVTNADLEKNAFRVIAGDFVTTEDGTGIVHTASIFGADDFRVAKENGVPSVLVKDDKGNEHPLVNKQGKFVDEVTDFAGRYVKEEYYSDEERAAADFKPTDVLIAIKLKEDNKAFDVKKYEHSYPHCWRTDKPILYYPLDSWFVRTTSVKEKMVALNKTINWKPEATGTGRFGNWLENLVDWNLSRSRYWGTPLPIWRTADGQEEKCIGSIAQLNEEIAKAVEAGFMPVGFELKDMHRPYVDDVFLVSANGEKMTRETDLIDVWFDSGAMPYAQWHFPFENKLQFEKAYPADFIAEGVDQTRGWFFTLHAIAVMLSESSDEIKAINERLKNPGVAFKNVVSNGLVLDKNGNKMSKRLGNGIDPFSTIETYSADATRWYMISNASPWDNLKFNMDGLDEVRRKFFGTLYNTYAFFALYANIDKFQINRFEMTPVENRSELDRWILSLLQTLIAEVDESYNAYEPTKATRAIQTFVDEHLSNWYIRLSRRRFWKGEMTTDKKAAYETLYTCIMSVAQMMSPVAPFFSDWLFQNLTAGDEFNNFESIHLTPWYEADPKLIDTELNERMHLAQDISSMVLSLRKKTSINVRQPLAKILIPVLDNKFAERVELVKELILSETNIKAIEYITDTAGFIKKKIKPNFKTLGPKVGKDMKLVAEIVNNMSQEELANFENTGKFSVSGTDYVIELSDVEIIAEDIPGWQVTNMGNLTVALDVSITEELKQEGLSRELINRIQNLRKELNYEVTDRITVTLQNHNLITEAVAQNKTYICSEILADNINLTETLDNGYKIVIDDVELQILIAQQ from the coding sequence ATGTATAGGGAATTTAAACAACTAGAATTAGCTAAAATAGGTAAAGAGATACTTGATTTTTGGAAAGCGGAAAACATCTTTGAAAAAAGCATTTCGAGCCGTCCAAAATCCAACCCTTTTACTTTTTATGAGGGACCACCTTCTGCGAATGGAATGCCAGGCATTCACCACGTGATGGGAAGAGCTATTAAAGATATTTTTTGCAGGTATAAAACCCTTAAAGGTTACCAGGTAAAACGCAAAGGTGGCTGGGATACGCATGGATTACCAATTGAACTTGCTGTTGAAAAAAAATTAGGTATTACAAAAGAAGATATTGGTAAAAAAATATCTGTTGATGATTACAACAAAGCTTGTAAACAGGAGGTGATGAAATACACTGATGTATGGAATGACCTGACTGAGAAAATGGGCTATTGGGTGGATCTTGAAAATCCTTATGTAACTTACGAAAACGATTATATTGAAAGTCTTTGGTGGATACTAAAATCCTTTTATGATAAAGGCCTTTTGTACAAAGGTTATACTGTTCAACCCTATTCTCCGGCTGCAGGTACAGGCTTAAGCTCACATGAGCTGAACCAACCCGGCACCTATAAAATGCTGAAAGATACTTCTATCACAGCTCAGTTTTTCCTTAAAAAGGATCAGCAGCATCCTTTGATGCCAGTACTTGTGGAAAATGAGGCCGAAGATACAGCAATATTAGCCTGGACAACTACTCCCTGGACTTTACCATCTAACTGTGCTTTGGCAGTTGGTGACAAGATCAAATATGTAAAGATTAAAACTTTTAATCCTTATACATTTTTGCCTGTAAGTGTTGTACTAGCCAAAGATTTACTGAGTAAACACTTTAAAAAAGAAGCTGAAAATATTTCTTTTGAAGACTACAAAGGTGGCGACAAGTTACTTCCATGGACAATTACTGCTGAGTTTACCGGTAAAGACCTTGTTGGCTTGCATTATCATCAATTGATGCCTTATGTAACCAATGCTGACCTTGAAAAAAATGCTTTCCGCGTAATTGCTGGTGATTTTGTAACCACAGAAGATGGTACCGGTATCGTACATACTGCATCTATATTTGGTGCAGACGATTTTAGGGTAGCTAAAGAGAATGGCGTGCCTTCGGTACTGGTAAAAGACGATAAAGGCAACGAGCATCCACTAGTAAACAAGCAGGGTAAATTTGTTGATGAAGTAACAGATTTTGCCGGTCGTTATGTTAAAGAAGAGTACTATAGCGATGAAGAGCGTGCTGCAGCCGATTTTAAGCCAACAGATGTACTGATTGCCATCAAATTAAAAGAAGATAATAAAGCATTTGACGTTAAGAAATACGAACACAGTTACCCACACTGCTGGAGAACCGATAAGCCAATTCTTTATTACCCGTTAGACAGCTGGTTTGTTAGAACCACCTCAGTAAAAGAAAAAATGGTGGCGTTAAACAAAACCATCAACTGGAAGCCTGAGGCTACGGGCACAGGTCGTTTTGGCAACTGGTTAGAAAACCTGGTAGATTGGAATCTTTCTCGCTCCCGCTATTGGGGTACACCACTTCCAATCTGGCGTACTGCTGATGGACAGGAAGAGAAATGTATTGGTTCAATCGCTCAGTTGAATGAAGAGATTGCCAAAGCAGTAGAAGCAGGTTTTATGCCTGTTGGCTTTGAATTGAAAGATATGCACCGCCCTTATGTGGATGATGTATTCTTAGTTTCTGCCAATGGCGAAAAAATGACCCGTGAAACAGACCTTATTGACGTTTGGTTTGACAGTGGTGCAATGCCTTATGCACAATGGCACTTCCCTTTCGAAAACAAACTACAGTTTGAAAAAGCTTATCCTGCCGACTTTATTGCCGAAGGTGTAGATCAAACCCGTGGTTGGTTCTTTACTTTACATGCCATCGCGGTAATGTTAAGCGAGAGCAGCGACGAGATTAAAGCAATAAATGAGCGTCTGAAAAATCCAGGTGTAGCCTTTAAAAATGTTGTTTCCAACGGATTGGTGCTGGATAAGAATGGCAATAAAATGTCCAAACGCCTGGGTAATGGCATCGATCCTTTTAGCACTATAGAAACCTACAGTGCCGATGCTACACGTTGGTACATGATTAGTAATGCATCACCTTGGGACAACCTGAAATTTAATATGGATGGTTTGGACGAAGTTCGTCGTAAATTCTTTGGTACACTTTACAATACCTACGCTTTCTTTGCCCTTTATGCCAATATTGATAAATTTCAGATCAACAGGTTTGAGATGACCCCGGTAGAAAACCGCAGCGAACTTGACCGTTGGATTTTATCATTATTGCAAACACTGATTGCAGAAGTAGACGAAAGCTATAATGCTTATGAGCCTACCAAAGCAACCAGGGCTATTCAGACTTTTGTGGATGAACACCTAAGCAACTGGTATATCCGTTTATCACGCCGCCGTTTCTGGAAAGGTGAAATGACCACAGATAAAAAAGCAGCTTACGAAACATTATACACCTGCATCATGAGTGTAGCACAAATGATGTCGCCGGTAGCTCCTTTCTTCTCCGACTGGTTGTTCCAGAATTTAACAGCCGGTGATGAATTTAACAATTTTGAGTCCATCCACCTTACCCCATGGTACGAGGCTGACCCTAAGTTAATCGATACAGAGTTGAATGAGAGAATGCACCTTGCACAGGACATTTCATCAATGGTTTTATCATTGCGTAAAAAAACAAGCATCAATGTTCGCCAGCCTTTAGCTAAAATTTTAATTCCGGTACTGGATAATAAATTTGCAGAAAGAGTAGAGCTGGTAAAAGAGCTGATCTTATCAGAAACCAACATTAAAGCAATCGAGTACATCACTGATACTGCGGGTTTTATCAAGAAAAAGATCAAACCAAATTTCAAGACCTTAGGCCCTAAAGTGGGGAAAGATATGAAACTGGTTGCTGAAATAGTGAACAATATGAGCCAGGAAGAACTGGCAAATTTTGAAAATACCGGAAAATTTTCGGTTAGCGGCACGGATTATGTGATTGAGCTGAGCGATGTAGAAATTATTGCTGAGGATATCCCCGGATGGCAGGTAACCAATATGGGCAACTTAACTGTGGCTCTTGATGTTTCAATTACCGAAGAGCTTAAACAGGAAGGCTTATCACGTGAATTGATCAACAGGATCCAGAACTTAAGGAAAGAGCTTAATTATGAAGTGACAGACAGAATAACGGTGACTTTACAAAACCATAACCTGATAACCGAAGCAGTGGCACAAAATAAAACATACATTTGCTCGGAAATTTTGGCAGATAATATTAACTTAACCGAGACTTTAGATAACGGATACAAAATAGTAATCGATGATGTTGAACTACAGATTTTGATTGCACAACAATAA
- a CDS encoding TraR/DksA C4-type zinc finger protein yields MEKEKTRYSDSELQEFKELIQEKLRMAREEFLDLTNSLSSPNSNGTEDTSGTYKTLEDGSATLEKEQLNQLAARQKKFIENLEAALVRIENKTYGICRETGKLIQKERLRAVPHATLSMEAKLKQS; encoded by the coding sequence ATGGAAAAAGAAAAAACAAGGTATTCTGACAGTGAATTACAAGAGTTTAAAGAGTTAATCCAGGAAAAATTGAGAATGGCAAGAGAAGAATTTCTTGACCTGACCAACTCATTAAGCAGCCCTAACTCTAATGGAACTGAAGATACTTCTGGAACCTATAAAACATTGGAGGATGGTTCGGCAACATTAGAAAAAGAGCAATTGAACCAACTGGCAGCCCGTCAGAAAAAATTCATAGAGAATTTAGAAGCCGCATTGGTGCGCATTGAGAACAAAACTTATGGCATTTGCAGGGAAACTGGCAAATTAATCCAAAAAGAACGTTTACGTGCAGTTCCTCATGCCACTTTAAGTATGGAAGCTAAACTGAAGCAATCATAA
- a CDS encoding lipoprotein signal peptidase, whose product MKGYTKPLLVIFLVLLADQLLKTWIKTNMYLGQEFKIIGNWFIIHFTENNGMAFGLEFGGEFGKLALSLFRIAAVAGIGYGLCYLIQRKYHRGLILNVALIFAGALGNIIDSVLYGKIYGYATLFHGRVVDMFYFPLLQGVFPKWVPIWGGEDFIFFRPVFNIADAAISVGVILILVFQKSYFKEEVVEEISPNNEMVED is encoded by the coding sequence ATGAAAGGCTATACAAAACCTTTATTAGTTATTTTCCTAGTTTTGCTTGCAGACCAGCTTTTAAAAACATGGATAAAGACCAATATGTACCTTGGTCAGGAATTCAAAATCATCGGCAATTGGTTTATCATCCATTTTACGGAGAATAATGGAATGGCCTTTGGATTAGAGTTTGGTGGTGAATTTGGTAAGCTGGCTTTATCTTTATTCAGAATTGCTGCAGTTGCCGGAATTGGCTATGGCTTATGCTATCTGATCCAGAGAAAATACCACAGAGGCCTGATTTTAAATGTCGCTTTGATCTTTGCCGGTGCACTGGGAAACATTATCGACTCAGTCTTATATGGTAAAATATATGGTTATGCAACCCTATTCCATGGCCGTGTAGTAGACATGTTTTATTTCCCACTATTACAGGGTGTTTTCCCTAAATGGGTACCCATATGGGGCGGCGAGGATTTTATCTTCTTCAGACCGGTATTCAACATCGCTGATGCCGCAATATCTGTTGGTGTAATCCTGATCCTTGTTTTTCAGAAATCGTACTTCAAAGAAGAAGTCGTTGAAGAAATAAGCCCTAATAATGAGATGGTTGAAGATTAA
- a CDS encoding SIMPL domain-containing protein (The SIMPL domain is named for its presence in mouse protein SIMPL (signalling molecule that associates with mouse pelle-like kinase). Bacterial member BP26, from Brucella, was shown to assemble into a channel-like structure, while YggE from E. coli has been associated with resistance to oxidative stress.), which produces MKKLLSLAIVALFSLSAMAQQVDLRKKINVSGSAETEVTPDIIYISISLKEYLKDGNSKKKVDITTLENELFTAVQKAGLEKENLTINNLSSYTVAAEKKKNPDYLASKQYRLKVSDLNKWNAIIGNVDPKGVAYTNIDSYDYSKIESLKKELKIKALLAAKEKATYLVQALGDKLGSAIDIQEINNESFARPMYANVMMKSESADMAGAGAQDIDFKKIKLNYQMNVVFEIKGI; this is translated from the coding sequence ATGAAAAAGTTATTAAGCCTTGCCATTGTTGCCTTATTTAGTTTAAGTGCTATGGCGCAACAAGTGGATTTACGCAAGAAAATCAATGTTAGCGGGTCTGCTGAAACTGAAGTTACACCTGATATTATTTATATCAGCATCTCTTTAAAGGAATACCTTAAAGATGGTAATAGCAAGAAAAAAGTAGACATCACTACACTTGAGAATGAGTTGTTTACTGCAGTACAGAAAGCAGGTTTAGAGAAAGAGAATTTGACCATCAATAACCTTTCCAGCTACACAGTGGCTGCAGAAAAAAAGAAAAATCCTGACTACCTGGCCAGCAAACAATATCGTTTAAAAGTTAGCGATTTGAACAAATGGAATGCTATTATTGGCAATGTAGATCCTAAAGGTGTAGCTTATACCAATATCGACAGCTATGATTATTCGAAAATTGAAAGCTTAAAAAAAGAGCTTAAAATTAAAGCATTATTAGCAGCTAAAGAAAAAGCAACCTATCTGGTTCAAGCGCTTGGAGATAAACTAGGTAGTGCGATAGACATCCAGGAAATAAATAACGAATCTTTTGCCAGACCAATGTATGCAAACGTAATGATGAAGTCGGAAAGTGCGGATATGGCCGGGGCCGGTGCTCAGGATATTGATTTCAAAAAGATAAAATTAAACTACCAGATGAATGTAGTGTTTGAAATTAAAGGTATCTGA